A segment of the Echinicola strongylocentroti genome:
AGGAACGTGACGCCAAAAAATTCACTCTGCTGGACAAAAACAAAAATAAAATAGCAACCGACCTGGATTATTCATTGACCATAAAGTAATGGTTGGCTACACGTATCGCAATCAGCCTCAGTGGGCCCATTGGACAAAAAATAAGCCTGAATAAATCAGGCTTATTTTTTGTCCAAAATGATCTCTTTCTGAAATCCTAAAACCACCTCTCCATCTGGATACACCATTACTGGCCTTTTGATCATGCTACTATTCTCCACCAATATCGGTAGAGCGGTAGCCTCTTCATCCATTTTTATTTTCTCATCATCCGACAGCTTTCTATAAGTAGTCCCTCTTTTGTTCACCAATTTGTCCAAAGGCACTTTTTCCAAGAAGCTCTCCAAAAGTGATTGTGTAGGAGGCGTTTTCTTATAGTCCACAAAATGGTAGGCAATGCCTTCTTCCTCCAGCAGGTTGAAGGTCTTTTTCATGGTATCGCAGTTTTTGATACCATAGACACTGAGCGTTGTTCCCATATTATTTTGAATCTGTTGATTTGCCAACAAAGCTAATTTTTCTGGCGATTGCTAGCCAATAATCAGGAAAAAATCTCCCCCGGATTCCTTCCGAAACTTTCTCCATTTACTATCTGGACTACCCAATTGCCAGTCACATCCTGGGCATTGTGATTTGTTCACCTTACTCCCTTGCCCCTAATATAAAAGGCCGCCCGTAAGAGC
Coding sequences within it:
- a CDS encoding Spx/MgsR family RNA polymerase-binding regulatory protein, whose protein sequence is MGTTLSVYGIKNCDTMKKTFNLLEEEGIAYHFVDYKKTPPTQSLLESFLEKVPLDKLVNKRGTTYRKLSDDEKIKMDEEATALPILVENSSMIKRPVMVYPDGEVVLGFQKEIILDKK